In Elaeis guineensis isolate ETL-2024a chromosome 1, EG11, whole genome shotgun sequence, a genomic segment contains:
- the LOC140853798 gene encoding pentatricopeptide repeat-containing protein At5g66520-like — translation MRRGISRRAISALSVDLPLSPCPSSHPPPNPTITTYPFLSLLEKSSTVKEVKQLHAHAIVLGLVRYTYVTSRILAIYALHANPDIHSALLVFHRIPEPTIFNWNTVIKGYCRTPYPEKGLLFYSHMRRRGLPPNMHTFPFAIKACPRLSSLSQIHGQIVKFGFDLDVFVTSSLIRCYSHLGGLDFASQVFDESSNRNIVCWTSLISAHCAHGLVDRAREFFDRMAERNDVSWSAMITGYVQNERPEEAIELFRELKGGGSVKLNDSLLVSVLNACAGLGALEEGRWIHDYIDRRETQYGLELGTALLDFYSKCGFIESAREVFCKMGRKDVTAWSAMVMGLALNGLSHSAIETFSEMLRCKVVPNAITFVGVLTACNHGGLVDEGWAYFEDMSRVYGVSPTIEHYGCVVDLLSRAGRTAVAESLIQCMPMEPDGVIWGALLNGCLMHGHAELGGRVGRHVIELEPHHCGRYVGLANVYASMGRWEGVVKVRRAMRDRGVKTTPGWSLIEINGVGHRFIADDNGHPQQEEVYGMLGDVIMELISPGNGAIIIDV, via the coding sequence ATGAGGCGAGGCATCTCCAGGAGGGCCATCTCGGCTCTCTCCGTcgatcttcctctctctccatgcCCATCATCTCATCCCCCACCAAATCCCACCATCACCACCTACCCCTTTCTCTCCCTCCTCGAGAAATCCTCCACAGTAAAAGAAGTGAAGCAACTGCACGCCCATGCTATCGTCTTGGGCCTCGTCCGCTATACCTATGTCACCAGCCGAATCCTCGCCATCTACGCCCTCCACGCCAACCCCGACATCCACTCTGCCCTCCTGGTCTTCCACCGGATCCCCGAGCCCACCATCTTCAACTGGAACACCGTGATCAAGGGTTACTGCAGAACCCCCTACCCCGAGAAGGGTCTCCTTTTCTACTCCCACATGAGACGCCGAGGGCTCCCTCCCAACATGCATACCTTCCCCTTTGCCATCAAGGCTTGCCCTCGCCTCTCGTCTCTGTCCCAAATCCACGGGCAGATTGTCAAATTCGGGTTCGACCTCGACGTCTTTGTGACGAGCTCTCTAATCAGATGTTACTCGCATCTGGGTGGCCTGGACTTCGCTTCTCAGGTGTTCGACGAAAGCTCTAACAGAAACATCGTGTGCTGGACCAGTCTTATTAGCGCGCATTGTGCTCATGGTCTGGTGGATAGAGCGAGGGAATTCTTTGATCGGATGGCCGAAAGGAATGATGTTTCCTGGAGTGCAATGATAACGGGTTATGTGCAGAATGAACGTCCGGAAGAGGCGATTGAATTGTTTCGCGAATTGAAGGGTGGTGGGAGCGTAAAGCTCAACGACTCTTTGCTCGTCAGTGTTCTGAATGCGTGTGCTGGTTTGGGCGCTTTGGAGGAGGGTAGATGGATCCATGATTACATTGATAGGAGAGAGACACAGTATGGACTCGAGCTAGGGACTGCcctcttagatttctattcaaaatGTGGCTTTATAGAGAGTGCGAGGGAGGTGTTCTGCAAGATGGGTCGCAAAGATGTGACGGCTTGGAGTGCAATGGTCATGGGTCTGGCTCTCAATGGGCTGAGCCATTCAGCCATCGAGACTTTCTCAGAGATGTTGAGGTGTAAGGTTGTGCCAAATGCCATCACCTTTGTTGGGGTGCTGACTGCTTGCAATCATGGCGGTTTGGTAGATGAAGGATGGGCTTATTTTGAGGACATGAGCAGGGTTTATGGTGTGTCTCCCACGATCGAGCATTACGGATGTGTCGTCGATCTCTTAAGCCGTGCCGGGAGGACTGCTGTGGCCGAAAGCTTGATCCAGTGCATGCCAATGGAGCCCGACGGGGTCATATGGGGGGCTCTGCTCAACGGTTGTCTGATGCATGGACATGCTGAGCTAGGGGGGAGAGTCGGTAGGCATGTGATCGAGTTGGAGCCACACCATTGTGGGAGGTATGTGGGTCTCGCCAATGTATATGCTTCAATGGGAAGGTGGGAGGGTGTTGTGAAGGTAAGACGGGCGATGAGGGATAGGGGAGTGAAAACTACTCCGGGTTGGAGTCTGATTGAGATAAATGGAGTTGGCCATAGGTTTATAGCTGATGACAATGGCCATCCCCAACAAGAAGAGGTATACGGGATGTTGGGTGATGTCATTATGGAATTGATATCACCAGGCAATGGGGCTATCATAATTGACGTATAA